A window of Desulfopila inferna contains these coding sequences:
- a CDS encoding lysophospholipid acyltransferase family protein, producing MQRRVFRKLPIKEDLLFTYEPVMHFLDVRDSRYLSVREETSFLSKVAPSLVFYPQLISVVYQAAAKAKNGSYSENDWALDSLRVLRLLEKAGLQFSISGLQNLEKLDGPCVFIGNHMSIMETLILPVIIVPYTKVTFVVKESLLDYPVFKYVMRSRNPVAVTRTNPRQDLKKVMSEGVDRLQNGISVIVFPQTTRSTTFDPLQFGSIGTKLAGRADVPIIPMALKTDAWRNGKFTKDLGKLCPEIPVKTAFGEPLRVSGKGAEQHQQVADFIQSKLQEWK from the coding sequence ATGCAGAGGAGAGTTTTCAGGAAACTGCCAATAAAGGAAGATCTTCTTTTCACTTACGAGCCTGTCATGCATTTTCTCGATGTTCGCGACTCCCGCTACCTCTCTGTACGGGAAGAAACCTCTTTTCTCAGTAAGGTTGCTCCATCTCTTGTTTTTTATCCCCAATTAATCAGCGTGGTCTACCAGGCGGCCGCAAAAGCAAAAAACGGCAGCTATTCAGAAAACGACTGGGCCCTTGACAGCCTGCGGGTGCTGAGGCTTTTGGAGAAAGCGGGATTGCAGTTCAGTATCTCCGGTCTGCAAAATCTGGAGAAGTTGGACGGACCGTGTGTTTTTATCGGCAATCATATGTCGATCATGGAGACGCTGATCCTGCCGGTGATTATCGTTCCGTATACCAAGGTCACCTTTGTGGTGAAGGAGAGCCTGCTGGACTATCCTGTGTTCAAGTATGTGATGCGCTCACGAAATCCAGTGGCGGTAACCAGGACGAATCCGCGTCAGGACCTCAAGAAGGTAATGTCCGAAGGGGTTGACCGGCTGCAAAACGGTATTTCCGTGATTGTCTTTCCCCAGACCACGCGTTCCACCACTTTTGATCCACTTCAATTCGGCAGCATTGGTACCAAGCTGGCAGGAAGGGCGGATGTGCCCATCATCCCAATGGCCCTGAAGACCGACGCCTGGCGCAACGGCAAATTTACCAAGGATCTGGGTAAGCTTTGTCCGGAAATTCCGGTAAAAACAGCTTTTGGCGAACCGTTACGGGTCAGTGGTAAAGGTGCTGAGCAGCACCAGCAGGTGGCGGATTTCATCCAGAGCAAACTGCAGGAGTGGAAATAA
- a CDS encoding hydantoinase B/oxoprolinase family protein: protein MSKWQVWIDRGGTFTDVVAKRPDGSLVTHKLLSENPEHYSDAAVQGIRELMGLRRDEAIPEDLIESVKMGTTVATNALLERKGDRTLFVTTKGFGDALRIGYQTRPKLFERHIVLPELLYEEVVEVQERLDAAGKELIPVDLDAARKDMKKAYEKGIRSVAIAFMHGYRNPLHEQQVAAIAKETGFTRISISSEVSPLMKLISRGDTTVVDAYLSPILRRYVEQVAAQLGEGPRLMFMQSNGGLTDAKMFQGKDAILSGPAGGVVGMVRTASMSGYGKIIGFDMGGTSTDVAHYNGEFERSFETMVAGVRMRAPMMHIHTVAAGGGSILHFDGSRYRVGPDSAGANPGPACYLRGGPLTVTDCNVMLGKIQPHHFPSVFGPKADQPLDVEVVHKRFAELAENISKATGKPLQSPQKVAEGFLTIAVENMANAIKQISVQRGYDVTEYTLNCFGGAGGQHACPVADALGMKRVFLHPFAGVLSAYGMGLADVRAMREVQVEKNFDADAAAVVRRMAEPLEKEVRDEVARQGVSEDVIKVEVKVHLRYEATDTSLLVDEASVEEMQASFEAAHKQQFGFVARERGLVIEAVSVEGIGVNEPLIDPESDVSDCSEPVAADHVLMYSGAKMEDVPLYKREKLLVGQLLKGPAIISESTGTVIVEEGWQAQLNSRSHLILTRYKERPKAMALGTEVDPVMLEVFNNLFMSIAEQMGATLAKTSYSVNIKERLDFSCAVFDAEGQLVANAPHVPVHLGSMGESVKTIIRENQGTMKPGNVYMLNAPYNGGTHLPDVTVITPVFDEQGRSVLFYVGARGHHADIGGKTPGSSPPDSTHIDDEGVLIDNFLLVEEGEFREKETRALLASGKYPCRNIDQNAADLAAQIAANETGLHELLKMIDHFGLDVVQAYMGHVQDNAEESVRSVLDVLKDGEFVYHMDGGNVIKVKITVDKKARQASIDFSGTSPQNSGNYNAPTAVCKAAVLYVFRTLVNDQIPLNEGCLKPLTITIPPRTMISPEYPAAVISGNTEVSQMITDCLFGALGVLASSQGTMNNFVYGNDVYQNYETICGGTGAGQDHHGTSAVHSHMTNTRMTDPEVVEWRFPVRLESFSIRHGSGGNGKFHGGDGVVRQIRFLEPMTATVLSSHRETEPYGLCGGCAGKCGENSVIRKDGSIVRVKGNDQVEMQPGDIFRIETPGGGGFGKPPQGC, encoded by the coding sequence ATGAGCAAATGGCAGGTCTGGATAGACCGTGGCGGTACCTTTACCGATGTAGTGGCAAAAAGACCGGACGGCAGTCTGGTGACACATAAGCTGCTTTCGGAAAATCCGGAACATTATAGCGACGCGGCAGTTCAGGGGATTCGCGAACTGATGGGACTGCGCCGGGATGAAGCCATCCCTGAAGATCTGATAGAGAGTGTGAAAATGGGCACCACTGTGGCCACAAACGCTCTGCTGGAGAGGAAGGGCGACCGTACCCTCTTCGTGACCACCAAGGGGTTCGGCGATGCCCTGAGGATCGGCTATCAAACCCGGCCGAAACTGTTTGAGCGTCATATAGTTCTGCCGGAGTTGCTGTACGAGGAGGTTGTCGAGGTTCAGGAACGTCTGGATGCAGCCGGAAAGGAACTTATCCCTGTAGATCTCGACGCTGCACGAAAAGATATGAAAAAGGCCTATGAGAAGGGTATCCGTTCGGTGGCTATCGCCTTCATGCATGGTTACCGCAATCCGCTCCATGAGCAGCAGGTGGCCGCCATCGCCAAAGAAACAGGCTTCACCCGGATATCAATCAGCAGCGAAGTAAGTCCCTTGATGAAGTTGATTTCGCGGGGAGACACCACAGTTGTCGATGCCTATCTCTCGCCCATTCTCAGGCGTTATGTCGAACAGGTGGCGGCTCAGCTTGGAGAGGGGCCACGGCTCATGTTCATGCAGTCAAACGGAGGGCTCACCGACGCCAAGATGTTCCAGGGCAAGGACGCCATCCTTTCAGGACCGGCAGGTGGAGTAGTGGGCATGGTGAGGACTGCCTCGATGAGCGGTTATGGCAAAATAATCGGCTTTGATATGGGCGGCACCTCCACCGATGTCGCGCACTACAATGGTGAATTCGAACGGAGCTTCGAGACTATGGTTGCCGGTGTACGCATGCGGGCGCCGATGATGCATATCCATACCGTTGCCGCAGGCGGAGGCTCTATTCTCCATTTTGATGGCTCCCGCTATCGGGTGGGACCGGATTCGGCAGGGGCCAATCCGGGGCCTGCCTGCTATCTGCGGGGAGGCCCGCTGACGGTTACGGACTGCAACGTGATGCTCGGCAAAATCCAGCCGCATCATTTTCCCAGTGTCTTCGGGCCGAAGGCAGACCAGCCGCTTGACGTCGAGGTGGTGCATAAACGCTTTGCCGAACTGGCTGAGAATATCAGCAAGGCCACCGGCAAGCCGCTGCAGTCTCCGCAGAAAGTTGCGGAAGGGTTCCTCACAATCGCGGTGGAGAATATGGCAAACGCCATCAAGCAGATTTCTGTGCAGCGGGGCTATGACGTCACCGAGTATACACTCAACTGCTTCGGCGGCGCAGGTGGCCAGCATGCCTGCCCGGTGGCCGATGCCCTGGGTATGAAGAGGGTGTTCCTCCATCCCTTTGCCGGAGTACTTTCCGCCTACGGCATGGGTCTTGCCGATGTCCGCGCCATGCGGGAGGTTCAGGTGGAAAAGAATTTTGACGCAGATGCGGCCGCAGTCGTCCGCCGTATGGCCGAACCACTGGAAAAGGAGGTGCGGGATGAGGTTGCCAGGCAGGGAGTCAGCGAGGATGTAATCAAGGTTGAAGTCAAGGTTCACCTGCGCTATGAAGCCACCGATACCTCGCTTCTGGTTGACGAAGCCTCGGTGGAGGAGATGCAGGCAAGCTTCGAGGCCGCGCATAAGCAGCAGTTCGGCTTTGTCGCCCGCGAGCGGGGGCTGGTGATCGAGGCGGTGTCGGTTGAAGGAATCGGAGTCAATGAACCCTTGATCGATCCCGAAAGCGATGTGTCTGACTGCTCCGAACCTGTTGCCGCAGACCACGTCCTGATGTATAGCGGTGCAAAAATGGAAGATGTACCACTCTATAAACGGGAGAAACTCCTGGTCGGCCAGTTGCTCAAGGGCCCTGCCATCATCAGCGAAAGCACCGGCACCGTTATTGTCGAGGAGGGCTGGCAGGCGCAGCTCAATTCGCGAAGCCACCTGATTCTGACGCGCTATAAGGAACGCCCCAAGGCCATGGCCCTCGGCACCGAGGTCGATCCGGTGATGCTTGAGGTATTTAATAATCTTTTCATGTCCATCGCCGAGCAGATGGGCGCGACCCTTGCCAAGACCTCGTATTCCGTCAATATCAAGGAACGCCTGGATTTCTCCTGCGCCGTTTTTGACGCTGAAGGGCAGTTGGTGGCCAATGCTCCCCATGTGCCCGTGCATCTTGGCTCGATGGGCGAGTCGGTGAAAACCATCATCCGCGAAAACCAGGGCACCATGAAGCCCGGTAATGTCTACATGCTCAATGCTCCCTATAATGGAGGCACACACCTGCCTGACGTTACAGTGATCACCCCTGTATTTGACGAGCAGGGCAGATCAGTGCTTTTCTATGTAGGTGCCCGCGGCCATCACGCCGATATCGGCGGCAAGACGCCCGGATCGTCCCCTCCTGATTCAACCCATATTGACGATGAAGGTGTGCTGATCGATAATTTTCTGCTGGTGGAGGAGGGCGAGTTTCGGGAGAAAGAGACCCGTGCCCTGCTGGCCTCGGGGAAATATCCCTGCCGTAATATTGATCAGAATGCCGCCGACCTGGCAGCCCAGATCGCTGCCAATGAGACTGGTCTGCACGAACTGCTCAAGATGATTGATCATTTCGGACTCGATGTTGTTCAGGCATATATGGGGCATGTGCAGGATAACGCCGAGGAATCGGTGCGCAGCGTGCTCGATGTGCTCAAGGATGGTGAATTCGTCTATCACATGGACGGCGGCAATGTCATCAAGGTTAAAATCACGGTTGACAAAAAGGCGCGCCAGGCGAGCATTGACTTCAGCGGCACATCTCCGCAGAACAGCGGCAATTACAATGCCCCGACGGCCGTCTGCAAGGCTGCCGTGCTGTATGTCTTCAGGACCCTGGTCAACGATCAGATACCTTTGAATGAAGGTTGTCTCAAGCCGCTCACCATCACCATTCCCCCACGGACCATGATCAGTCCTGAGTATCCGGCTGCCGTGATCTCCGGGAATACCGAGGTATCCCAGATGATAACCGACTGTCTTTTCGGGGCACTGGGAGTATTGGCTTCGTCTCAGGGAACCATGAATAATTTTGTCTACGGCAATGATGTCTACCAGAACTATGAAACGATCTGCGGCGGGACCGGAGCAGGGCAGGATCATCACGGCACCAGTGCTGTCCATTCACACATGACCAACACCAGAATGACCGATCCGGAGGTGGTGGAATGGCGTTTTCCGGTGCGGCTCGAATCCTTCAGCATCCGTCATGGTTCAGGCGGCAATGGTAAATTTCACGGCGGTGACGGCGTAGTGCGGCAAATACGTTTTCTCGAACCGATGACGGCGACGGTCCTTTCATCTCACCGGGAAACTGAGCCCTACGGACTTTGCGGAGGTTGTGCCGGCAAATGCGGGGAGAACAGCGTGATCAGAAAAGACGGCAGCATCGTCAGGGTCAAGGGCAATGATCAGGTGGAGATGCAGCCGGGTGATATTTTTCGTATCGAGACCCCGGGCGGAGGTGGTTTCGGCAAACCGCCGCAGGGGTGCTGA
- a CDS encoding TRAP transporter substrate-binding protein translates to MKSIGRKFFLTFTSLVGICSLATLSSAATWDMPTPYPDKTFHTQNIIQFTEEVDELTSGNLKIKVHSAGSLFKHPEIKNAVRGGQVPIGEVFVSLLSNEHAVFGADSQPFLATNYDQAQKLWDAQKGVVETLLDKQGLMPLFSVAWPPQGLYTKKKIESVDDLKGIKFRAYNATLEKFANLVGAAPTQVEVPDIPQAFATGRVEAMITSPSTGANSNAWDFVTYYTDIQAWLPKNIVFVNKKAFRKLSDEDQKAVLTAAANAEKRGWEMSKEETEAKTAILEENGVIIVTPSDELMQGLHEVGDKMLEDWKKEAGPEGEILLEAFQK, encoded by the coding sequence ATGAAATCTATTGGACGCAAATTTTTTCTTACATTCACCAGTTTGGTGGGAATCTGCAGTCTGGCGACATTGAGCTCCGCAGCAACCTGGGATATGCCTACTCCCTATCCCGACAAAACCTTTCATACCCAGAACATTATTCAGTTTACCGAAGAGGTTGATGAGCTAACCTCAGGCAATCTCAAGATCAAGGTACATTCCGCGGGATCTCTTTTCAAGCATCCTGAAATTAAAAATGCGGTTCGTGGCGGTCAAGTTCCTATCGGAGAAGTTTTCGTCTCACTGCTCTCCAATGAACATGCCGTTTTCGGAGCCGATTCCCAGCCCTTTCTTGCCACCAATTACGACCAGGCCCAGAAGCTGTGGGATGCCCAGAAAGGCGTAGTTGAAACACTGCTCGACAAACAGGGACTGATGCCGCTTTTTTCCGTGGCCTGGCCACCTCAGGGACTCTATACAAAGAAAAAGATTGAGAGCGTCGATGATCTCAAAGGCATCAAGTTCAGAGCCTATAACGCTACTCTGGAAAAATTTGCAAATCTGGTCGGTGCAGCTCCAACGCAAGTAGAGGTACCTGATATCCCTCAGGCTTTTGCCACCGGTAGAGTCGAGGCGATGATCACCTCACCCTCAACCGGCGCCAATTCCAATGCCTGGGACTTCGTCACCTATTATACCGATATCCAGGCCTGGCTTCCGAAAAACATCGTTTTCGTCAACAAAAAAGCCTTCCGCAAACTGAGCGATGAGGATCAGAAGGCAGTTCTGACAGCCGCGGCCAATGCCGAGAAGCGTGGCTGGGAAATGAGCAAGGAGGAAACCGAAGCCAAAACGGCTATTCTCGAGGAAAACGGAGTTATCATCGTCACCCCTAGCGATGAGCTGATGCAGGGACTTCATGAAGTCGGTGATAAGATGCTGGAGGACTGGAAGAAAGAGGCGGGTCCCGAAGGCGAGATTCTTCTCGAGGCTTTCCAAAAATAA
- a CDS encoding TRAP transporter small permease yields the protein MWEVKESLLRRNLNRLYLWSGWLAGAFIAAIFLLVLCQVGLNLIDRLSGLMTGKAVGLTIPSYADFTGFFLAAASFLALAHTLRQGGHIRVSLVIAQLDRKMRHIFEIWCLLLTTPVSAYFTWYTISLTRESYTYHDLSPGMVAVPLWIPQSAMSLGLAILTIALIDELLATLRGGKPSYAGAGERLLDDDDPTS from the coding sequence ATGTGGGAAGTTAAGGAGAGCCTGCTGCGCAGAAACCTCAACAGACTGTATTTATGGAGTGGATGGCTTGCCGGGGCGTTTATTGCCGCCATTTTTCTTCTTGTGCTGTGTCAGGTGGGTCTGAACCTCATTGACCGCCTGAGCGGTTTGATGACAGGAAAGGCTGTCGGCTTAACTATCCCTTCCTATGCTGATTTCACCGGATTTTTTCTTGCTGCGGCATCCTTTCTGGCCCTTGCCCATACCCTGCGCCAGGGCGGCCATATCCGGGTCAGTCTTGTTATCGCTCAGCTCGACAGAAAGATGCGCCATATCTTTGAAATCTGGTGCCTGCTCCTGACGACACCGGTCTCTGCCTATTTCACCTGGTACACCATTTCGCTCACCCGTGAATCATATACCTACCACGATCTCTCCCCCGGCATGGTTGCCGTACCCCTATGGATTCCTCAATCAGCCATGTCTCTGGGGCTGGCAATATTGACAATCGCCCTCATCGATGAACTTCTTGCTACTTTAAGGGGCGGCAAGCCCAGCTATGCGGGAGCCGGCGAAAGGCTTCTTGACGATGATGATCCCACCTCATAA
- a CDS encoding TRAP transporter large permease, translating to MSEVALTLFLLLILFALLGSGIWVAFSLLSVGMVGMLVFTEAPLGDVLATTVWGASNSWSLAALPLFIWMGEILFRSRLSEDMFSGLSPWLTHLPGRLLHVNILGCAIFAAVSGSSAATAATIGKMSIPELSKRKYPEHMLIGTLAGSATLGLLIPPSIILIVYGVATEQSIARLFIGGLLPGLLLVGLFVGYVVIWSLANPEKIPPGETSLSFAEKIKRSRRLIPVVLLIAGVIGSIYSGIASPTDAAAVGVALSLLLSKYTGTLNMRTFFDGLMGATKTSCMIAFILAGAAFLTVAMGFTGIPKMLAVWIATLGLSPYALLGALTVFFIILGCFLDGISVVVLTTSVIMPMVEQAGIDPLWFGIFIVIVVEMSQITPPVGFNLFVIQGLTGLNILKVAYAAIPFFLLLMVALILIVAFPSIVTVLPNMMGG from the coding sequence ATGTCTGAAGTAGCTCTGACCCTTTTTTTGCTGCTCATCCTTTTTGCTTTGCTGGGCAGCGGGATCTGGGTTGCTTTTTCACTGTTGAGTGTCGGCATGGTCGGCATGTTGGTTTTTACCGAAGCACCGTTGGGGGATGTTCTTGCCACAACAGTCTGGGGAGCGAGCAATTCCTGGTCGCTGGCAGCATTACCCCTCTTTATCTGGATGGGCGAGATCCTTTTCCGCTCACGGCTCTCCGAGGACATGTTTTCCGGGCTCTCTCCCTGGCTTACCCATCTTCCGGGCAGGCTGCTTCATGTCAATATCCTGGGCTGCGCCATATTTGCCGCGGTGTCGGGATCATCGGCGGCAACCGCCGCTACCATCGGCAAAATGTCGATCCCGGAACTTTCCAAACGCAAGTATCCGGAACACATGCTGATAGGTACCCTGGCCGGATCAGCCACCCTCGGCCTGTTGATTCCGCCATCCATTATCCTGATCGTCTACGGGGTGGCCACCGAGCAATCCATCGCCAGACTTTTTATCGGCGGCCTGCTCCCGGGGCTCCTGCTTGTCGGGTTGTTTGTCGGTTATGTCGTAATCTGGTCGCTTGCCAATCCGGAAAAGATCCCACCCGGCGAGACATCGCTTTCATTTGCCGAAAAAATCAAACGTTCACGACGCCTCATTCCGGTAGTCCTGCTGATTGCCGGAGTTATAGGTTCGATTTACTCCGGTATTGCTTCACCTACCGACGCAGCCGCCGTCGGTGTGGCTCTGTCCCTCCTTCTTTCCAAATATACGGGGACGTTGAACATGCGAACCTTTTTCGATGGATTGATGGGAGCCACCAAAACCTCGTGCATGATCGCCTTCATTCTGGCGGGTGCAGCTTTTCTTACGGTTGCCATGGGATTTACCGGCATCCCCAAAATGCTTGCCGTCTGGATTGCCACACTCGGTCTTTCGCCCTATGCTCTTCTTGGTGCGTTGACCGTCTTTTTCATCATACTCGGCTGTTTTCTCGATGGTATATCGGTTGTGGTTCTTACCACGTCGGTGATCATGCCTATGGTGGAGCAGGCTGGAATCGACCCGCTATGGTTCGGTATTTTTATTGTCATCGTGGTGGAGATGTCTCAGATAACCCCGCCCGTCGGCTTCAACCTCTTCGTCATTCAGGGTTTGACCGGGCTGAATATTCTCAAGGTGGCCTATGCTGCCATTCCCTTCTTTCTCCTGCTGATGGTCGCCCTGATCCTCATCGTGGCGTTCCCCTCCATCGTCACCGTGCTTCCCAATATGATGGGAGGCTGA
- a CDS encoding winged helix DNA-binding protein: MSDIPETPKPVVPIVSSEHLTSPDSWHLSEFEYGMIIAYNAFSRWMIRCMNAAGYRDFSPLDVLVLHNVNHRSKEKRLVDICFVLHIEDHHTVNYSLKKLVKLDLVHKEKRGKEIFYSTTTEGSEACRIYREIRERCLTSVYRNLEQDGGEVSETASLLRLLSGLYDQASRAAASL, from the coding sequence ATGAGTGATATACCGGAAACTCCCAAGCCTGTTGTCCCTATAGTCTCGTCCGAGCATCTCACTTCGCCGGATAGCTGGCACCTCAGTGAGTTTGAATACGGCATGATCATTGCCTACAATGCCTTTTCCCGTTGGATGATACGCTGCATGAACGCCGCAGGCTATAGAGATTTCAGCCCCCTCGATGTTCTTGTTCTCCATAATGTCAATCATCGCAGCAAAGAAAAGAGGCTTGTCGATATCTGCTTTGTCCTGCATATTGAAGACCACCATACGGTCAACTATTCATTGAAAAAATTGGTGAAGCTCGATCTGGTTCACAAAGAGAAGCGGGGTAAGGAAATATTTTATTCCACCACCACGGAAGGCTCTGAAGCCTGTAGAATATACCGGGAGATCCGCGAGCGCTGTCTTACTTCGGTCTACAGAAATCTGGAGCAGGACGGCGGCGAGGTGAGCGAAACAGCATCCCTGCTACGTCTTCTCTCCGGCCTTTATGACCAGGCCTCCAGGGCTGCCGCCTCGCTGTAG
- a CDS encoding DUF7948 domain-containing protein: protein MTEIYQGTTGADPRRENSEVVEYRNLWPGVDLRFETKDSEIMESLYRIQAGTDPRAIRFRYDRVASVTEKGVLQLSDFGEKGMFTLSPPIAWQEHEEEKRPVDVRFAMHKDGSLGFEVGKYDSTRPLLIDPVYEWHLFLGSSDTDSGQDVAVDSDGNIYVAGYSNDSWIFAPWGGFGRTPLHSHSGGSDLMVVKFNSAGKYLWHTFYGSPGDDSGTEIQVGADGGIYVLGSSGASWDGPLGWLFDSSPINSFRGGPKDGFLLKLDSDGNYKWHTFFGGPGDDSGRSLALSDDSFFITGSSSADWGGLAAPLNSYTGLLDIFVLKLDANGHDVWHTFYGKGDSPGCSSAQDGGFDIQVDSNGDPIVLGESYCTWSGPAGQSPLHALSTFYDMLVLKLNSNGTYQWHTFYGSESIDPAYGGLVLGKDDDIYFTGRSDNSWNGPGAIPPLNTYTGNYDTVAVKLTSEGTYRWHTFYGSADFEQSLGIAIDERETLYLTGQSASGWLGPGGIQPALTHGGQVSNDIYLLILNGNGGYISHGFFGSTFDLGVNVTTGRSGEIFITGKSDAPWLGPEGEQPLYPYTNTSGSGVGDFFVLRLTHDGVFPWPLFLPAIQGGIIHDQ, encoded by the coding sequence TTGACGGAAATTTACCAGGGAACGACTGGAGCGGATCCCCGACGAGAAAATAGTGAAGTAGTGGAGTATCGAAATCTCTGGCCTGGTGTCGACCTTCGGTTTGAAACAAAAGATTCTGAAATCATGGAAAGCCTGTACCGTATCCAAGCGGGAACGGATCCACGTGCTATTCGTTTCAGGTATGATAGAGTCGCTAGCGTTACTGAAAAAGGTGTGCTCCAACTCTCGGATTTTGGCGAAAAGGGAATGTTTACCCTCAGCCCACCAATAGCGTGGCAGGAGCATGAGGAAGAAAAGCGACCGGTAGACGTCCGGTTTGCAATGCACAAAGACGGCAGTCTGGGGTTCGAGGTCGGCAAATATGATTCTACCCGGCCATTGCTGATAGATCCGGTTTATGAGTGGCATCTGTTCCTGGGATCGAGCGATACAGATAGCGGCCAAGATGTGGCGGTCGACAGTGACGGCAATATCTATGTCGCTGGATACAGTAATGATTCCTGGATTTTTGCGCCTTGGGGCGGATTTGGGAGGACGCCTCTCCATAGCCATAGTGGTGGTTCTGATCTCATGGTTGTCAAGTTTAACAGCGCCGGCAAGTATTTGTGGCATACTTTTTACGGCTCTCCAGGTGATGATTCCGGCACTGAAATCCAGGTAGGTGCCGACGGCGGTATCTATGTTTTAGGCTCCAGTGGAGCCTCCTGGGATGGCCCGTTGGGATGGTTATTTGACAGCAGCCCTATCAATTCGTTCAGAGGCGGTCCCAAAGATGGTTTCTTGCTCAAGTTGGACAGTGACGGCAACTACAAATGGCATACCTTCTTCGGTGGACCGGGTGATGACAGTGGCAGGAGCCTGGCCCTGAGCGACGACTCTTTCTTTATAACGGGAAGCAGTAGCGCGGATTGGGGCGGACTGGCGGCCCCCCTCAACAGCTATACCGGTTTGCTGGACATCTTCGTGCTCAAACTCGACGCCAATGGCCATGATGTCTGGCACACCTTTTACGGGAAGGGTGACTCTCCTGGTTGCTCTTCGGCCCAGGATGGTGGGTTTGATATCCAGGTGGATAGCAATGGTGATCCTATTGTTCTTGGCGAGAGCTATTGCACCTGGAGCGGGCCAGCCGGTCAGAGCCCTTTGCATGCCTTGAGCACATTTTATGACATGCTGGTACTCAAGTTGAACAGTAACGGTACTTATCAGTGGCATACCTTTTATGGTTCTGAGTCCATCGATCCTGCCTATGGCGGCCTGGTGCTGGGCAAGGATGACGATATTTACTTCACCGGGCGCAGCGATAACAGCTGGAACGGACCCGGAGCAATTCCGCCGCTCAACACCTACACCGGCAATTATGATACCGTAGCCGTCAAGCTGACCAGCGAAGGAACCTATCGTTGGCACACTTTTTATGGTTCAGCCGACTTTGAGCAAAGTCTTGGCATTGCCATCGACGAAAGGGAAACGCTCTATCTTACCGGACAAAGCGCTTCAGGGTGGCTCGGGCCTGGCGGTATCCAACCGGCACTGACTCATGGAGGACAGGTATCGAATGATATTTATCTGCTGATACTGAACGGGAACGGCGGTTACATCTCACACGGCTTCTTCGGATCTACGTTTGATCTCGGAGTAAATGTGACGACTGGTCGGAGCGGGGAAATCTTCATTACCGGTAAAAGTGATGCTCCATGGCTGGGGCCAGAGGGTGAGCAGCCTCTCTATCCTTATACGAATACGAGCGGATCAGGGGTTGGTGATTTTTTCGTGCTTCGACTTACTCATGACGGTGTGTTTCCATGGCCACTCTTCCTACCTGCCATTCAGGGTGGAATTATTCATGACCAGTAG
- a CDS encoding AlbA family DNA-binding domain-containing protein, whose product MQSIARNLEPPLMVECEEVAGVLVVSVPASRFKPHSSSGKFYLREGATCQQMNRDEIREFFYREGLVYFDEKTNDRFNWPSDLNRVAYDELVRICDITPALDSERLLENLGLLKQRRMTYAGSLLLCSTSSLVVPGSAVNCCLFQGRTTSRILDQKVYDADFLSNYQAAVNYLLAHLNTAYEIGFERKERLELPEGALREALLNAMGHRDYLLATGLRYRKEFRR is encoded by the coding sequence GTGCAGTCCATAGCCCGTAACCTCGAACCTCCTCTGATGGTGGAGTGTGAAGAGGTGGCAGGTGTTCTTGTCGTCTCTGTCCCGGCGAGTCGATTCAAGCCACACAGCTCATCGGGTAAATTCTATCTGCGTGAAGGCGCAACCTGCCAGCAGATGAATCGGGATGAGATCAGGGAGTTTTTCTATCGCGAGGGTCTGGTCTATTTTGATGAGAAGACAAATGACCGCTTTAATTGGCCCTCAGATCTGAACCGAGTCGCCTATGATGAACTGGTCCGGATTTGCGACATCACGCCTGCGCTGGACTCAGAGAGGCTGCTCGAAAATCTGGGCCTGCTCAAACAGCGACGGATGACCTATGCCGGTTCTCTACTCCTTTGTTCTACCTCCTCCTTGGTGGTGCCAGGATCCGCCGTCAACTGCTGCCTGTTTCAAGGCAGGACAACAAGCCGCATCCTCGACCAAAAGGTTTATGACGCAGATTTCCTAAGCAATTATCAGGCGGCGGTCAATTACCTGCTGGCCCATCTCAATACAGCCTACGAAATCGGCTTTGAACGTAAAGAGCGGCTGGAACTGCCGGAAGGCGCCCTCCGCGAGGCCCTGCTTAACGCCATGGGCCACCGGGATTACCTTCTTGCAACAGGGCTGCGATACCGGAAAGAATTCCGTCGGTAA